A window of Candidatus Poribacteria bacterium contains these coding sequences:
- a CDS encoding thermonuclease family protein, with protein MYEYSAYVTSVTDGDTFSTSTQRIRLANINAPENTTPEGQRSTAYLKFLIELKRVTIKSVATDIYGRIVAHVWRYSDNLYINRRMVDSGHADWE; from the coding sequence ATGTATGAGTACTCAGCCTATGTCACATCCGTGACCGATGGTGATACCTTTAGCACGTCAACCCAACGCATTCGCTTAGCAAATATAAACGCCCCTGAAAACACCACCCCCGAAGGGCAAAGATCCACCGCCTACCTGAAGTTCCTCATAGAGCTGAAGCGCGTCACAATCAAGTCGGTCGCTACCGATATTTACGGGCGCATAGTCGCGCATGTCTGGCGATACTCGGATAACTTGTACATCAATCGGAGGATGGTTGATAGCGGACACGCGGATTGGGAGTAG